In Halosegnis marinus, one genomic interval encodes:
- a CDS encoding uS10/mL48 family ribosomal protein, whose translation MPFVTKLTFESGDREVLDRVVEDIKESAERKGVEMKGPHPRPATDLSAPQQKRLAPGDSFEAWNFQVYTRDVEIHGYDEFARRVAGDDYPASVHVSADVKQTKGLGRN comes from the coding sequence ATGCCCTTCGTCACGAAGCTCACGTTCGAGTCCGGGGACAGGGAGGTCCTCGACCGCGTCGTCGAGGACATCAAGGAGAGCGCCGAGCGGAAAGGCGTCGAGATGAAGGGGCCGCACCCCCGCCCCGCGACCGACCTCTCGGCGCCACAGCAGAAGCGGCTCGCGCCCGGCGACTCCTTCGAGGCGTGGAACTTCCAGGTGTACACGCGCGACGTGGAGATACACGGCTACGACGAGTTCGCCCGCCGCGTCGCGGGCGACGACTACCCCGCCAGCGTCCACGTCTCCGCGGACGTGAAACAGACGAAGGGGCTCGGCCGGAACTGA
- a CDS encoding DNA-methyltransferase gives MQTNHEVRVADARDLSLAEPADLVVTSPPYPMVEMWDDCFAAQSPEAAEALAADEGDRAFEAMHDVLDGVWSRLADAVREGGIVAVNVGDATRNLDEFQQYPNAAEITRRMRGHGFRTLPDLLWRKPTNSTAKFMGSGTLPTNAYPTLEHEHVLLFRNGGTRDFPPSDETRYESAYFWEERNTWFSDTWEIRGERQALAGEGRDRSGAFPFEVPYRLVSMFSVYGDTVLDPFWGTGTTSLAALVAGRSSVGYERDGDLVAGFAEAAERAPALSREVVRERLADHREWAADHDPGYAADHYDFGVKTSLERGIRLYEATDVTRDGREWTASYDPV, from the coding sequence ATGCAGACGAACCACGAGGTCAGGGTCGCCGACGCGCGCGACCTCTCGCTCGCGGAGCCCGCGGACCTCGTGGTCACTTCGCCCCCGTATCCGATGGTGGAGATGTGGGACGACTGCTTCGCCGCGCAGTCGCCCGAGGCCGCCGAGGCGCTCGCCGCCGACGAGGGCGACCGCGCCTTCGAGGCGATGCACGACGTGCTGGACGGCGTCTGGTCGCGGCTCGCCGACGCGGTCCGGGAGGGCGGCATCGTCGCCGTCAACGTCGGCGACGCCACCCGGAACCTCGACGAGTTCCAGCAGTACCCCAACGCCGCCGAGATAACGCGCCGGATGCGCGGCCACGGCTTCCGGACGCTCCCGGACCTGCTGTGGCGCAAGCCGACCAACTCCACGGCGAAGTTCATGGGCAGCGGGACGCTCCCGACGAACGCCTACCCGACGCTCGAACACGAACACGTCCTGCTCTTCCGCAACGGCGGGACGCGCGACTTCCCCCCGAGCGACGAGACGCGCTACGAGTCGGCCTACTTCTGGGAGGAGCGCAACACGTGGTTCTCGGACACGTGGGAGATACGCGGCGAGCGGCAGGCGCTCGCGGGGGAGGGGCGCGACCGCTCCGGGGCGTTCCCGTTCGAGGTGCCATACCGGCTCGTCTCGATGTTCTCGGTGTACGGCGACACCGTGCTCGACCCGTTCTGGGGGACGGGCACCACGTCGCTCGCGGCGCTGGTCGCCGGCCGGTCGAGCGTCGGCTACGAGCGCGACGGCGACCTCGTGGCGGGGTTCGCGGAGGCGGCCGAGCGCGCGCCCGCGCTCTCCCGCGAGGTGGTCCGCGAACGGCTCGCCGACCACCGCGAGTGGGCCGCCGACCACGATCCCGGCTACGCGGCCGACCACTACGACTTCGGCGTGAAGACGAGCCTCGAACGCGGTATCCGCCTCTACGAGGCGACCGACGTGACCCGCGACGGCCGCGAGTGGACCGCGAGCTACGACCCCGTCTGA
- a CDS encoding type I 3-dehydroquinate dehydratase, translating to MDLDFDAFRLAASTADLAEEPAARDHADLVEFRMDLADDPLDALDGYDGELPLLCTNRAAWEGGDAAEDGRLAALERAAEHDAVVAVDVEVAAIEDGAQPTVDHAHDHGARVVASVHDFEGTPTGDELARLLARAAAAGDVGKLAVTAESADDTLRLLSVTRAMAAEGATVATMAMGEAGRHTRAVAPLYGSRIGYAPVATENATAPGQYDLATLSDLVARLSGESGV from the coding sequence ATGGACCTCGACTTCGACGCCTTCCGGCTCGCGGCCTCGACGGCCGACCTCGCCGAGGAGCCGGCCGCGCGCGACCACGCCGACCTCGTGGAGTTCCGGATGGACCTCGCGGACGACCCCCTCGACGCGCTCGACGGCTACGACGGGGAGCTGCCGCTGCTGTGTACGAACCGCGCCGCGTGGGAGGGCGGCGACGCGGCCGAGGACGGCCGGCTCGCGGCGCTCGAACGCGCGGCCGAACACGACGCCGTCGTCGCCGTCGATGTCGAGGTAGCGGCCATCGAGGACGGCGCACAGCCGACGGTGGACCACGCCCACGACCACGGGGCGCGGGTCGTCGCCAGCGTCCACGACTTCGAGGGGACGCCGACGGGCGACGAACTCGCGCGCCTGCTCGCCCGCGCCGCGGCCGCCGGCGACGTGGGGAAGCTCGCCGTCACGGCCGAGTCGGCCGACGACACGCTCCGCCTGCTCTCGGTGACGCGGGCGATGGCCGCCGAGGGCGCGACGGTGGCGACGATGGCGATGGGCGAGGCGGGCCGCCACACCCGTGCCGTCGCGCCGCTGTACGGGTCGCGAATCGGCTACGCGCCGGTCGCGACCGAGAACGCGACCGCGCCCGGCCAGTACGACCTCGCGACGCTCTCGGACCTCGTCGCGCGGCTGTCGGGCGAATCCGGGGTTTGA
- the trpB gene encoding tryptophan synthase subunit beta: protein MPESNSKRRSERKFGDYGGQYVPEALMPAIEELTDAYERYVLDNEDGFMDEFRERIRDFGGRPTPLQRADNLSERYGSDVYLKREDLLHGGAHKLNNALGQVLLAKYMGKERIIAETGAGQHGTATAMAAAHLDMPCEIYMGRRDVNRQRPNVFRMRINGAAVNPVDIGRGTLKEAISETMRDWATTVETTHYVIGSVVGPAPFPAMVRDFHRVIAEETRRQAEEQYGRLPDAVVACAGGGSNTMGIFSDFVGDEGVSLYAVEAGGSSLSVDEERGVAPNSASLSTGSEGVLHGARTKLLQDGDGQIMESHSVSSGLDYAGVGPELAYLVDEGRVNAVNVDDDAALEAFHRLSQDEGIIPALETAHALAFLEETDEDLGEFVVVNVSGRGDKDLEAAIEETEKRDLPNAPDMGVFE, encoded by the coding sequence ATGCCCGAGAGTAACTCAAAGCGACGGTCCGAGCGGAAGTTCGGCGACTACGGCGGCCAGTACGTCCCCGAGGCGCTGATGCCCGCCATCGAGGAACTGACGGACGCCTACGAGCGGTACGTCCTCGACAACGAAGACGGATTCATGGACGAGTTCCGCGAGCGCATCCGCGACTTCGGCGGGCGGCCGACGCCGCTCCAGCGCGCGGACAACCTCTCGGAGCGGTACGGCTCCGACGTGTACCTGAAGCGCGAGGACCTGCTCCACGGCGGCGCACACAAGCTCAACAACGCGCTCGGGCAGGTGCTGCTGGCGAAGTACATGGGGAAGGAGCGCATCATCGCGGAGACGGGCGCGGGCCAGCACGGCACCGCGACGGCGATGGCCGCGGCCCACCTCGACATGCCCTGCGAGATATACATGGGCCGGCGCGACGTGAACCGCCAGCGGCCCAACGTCTTCCGGATGCGCATCAACGGCGCGGCGGTCAACCCCGTCGACATCGGCCGGGGCACGCTGAAGGAGGCCATCTCCGAGACGATGCGCGACTGGGCGACGACGGTGGAGACGACCCACTACGTCATCGGGAGCGTCGTCGGCCCGGCGCCGTTCCCCGCGATGGTGCGGGACTTCCACCGCGTCATCGCCGAGGAGACGCGCCGACAGGCCGAGGAGCAGTACGGCCGCCTGCCGGACGCGGTCGTCGCCTGCGCGGGCGGCGGCTCGAACACGATGGGCATCTTCTCCGACTTCGTCGGCGACGAGGGGGTGAGCCTCTACGCCGTCGAGGCCGGCGGCTCCTCGCTGTCGGTGGACGAGGAGCGCGGCGTCGCGCCCAACTCCGCGTCGCTCTCGACGGGGAGCGAGGGCGTGCTCCACGGCGCGCGCACCAAACTGCTCCAGGACGGCGACGGCCAGATAATGGAGTCCCACTCCGTCTCCTCGGGGCTGGACTACGCCGGGGTCGGCCCCGAACTCGCGTACCTCGTCGACGAGGGGCGCGTGAACGCGGTCAACGTCGACGACGACGCGGCGCTGGAGGCGTTCCACCGCCTCTCGCAGGACGAGGGCATCATCCCCGCGCTGGAGACGGCCCACGCGCTCGCCTTCCTGGAGGAGACAGACGAGGATCTCGGCGAGTTCGTCGTGGTGAACGTCTCCGGCCGCGGCGACAAGGACCTCGAGGCGGCCATCGAGGAGACGGAGAAGCGCGACCTGCCGAACGCGCCGGACATGGGGGTCTTCGAATGA
- a CDS encoding CPBP family intramembrane glutamic endopeptidase yields MTDRDPSVTARRFLPLFALGAVGVAALVLTTDRAAYERAAEGAGQSVAVVMAATAGQSLALVAVAVLLGLGLAPRVGLRSLLLERVSDGEPLLSALRGQARAAVAGGVLVGVLLFLAGFVAPTPAGGAPEGTVGALLGSLPLRVLYGGITEELLLRWGVLSLVAYLLWRANGAEGDLSAGVGWAAVLVSAVLFGVGHLPAAASSYGGLTLPVLAFVILGNTVAGVVFGWLYWRRSLEAAMVAHALAHVVAVGASVAALLA; encoded by the coding sequence ATGACCGACCGCGACCCCAGCGTCACCGCCCGCCGCTTCCTCCCGCTGTTCGCGCTCGGCGCCGTCGGCGTCGCCGCGCTCGTCCTCACCACGGACCGCGCGGCCTACGAACGGGCGGCCGAAGGCGCGGGCCAGTCCGTCGCCGTCGTGATGGCCGCGACGGCCGGCCAGTCGCTCGCGCTCGTGGCCGTCGCCGTCCTCCTCGGCCTCGGCCTCGCGCCGCGGGTCGGCCTCCGCTCGCTCCTCCTCGAGCGTGTCTCCGACGGCGAACCCTTGCTCTCGGCGCTCCGCGGACAGGCCCGCGCGGCCGTCGCCGGCGGCGTCCTCGTCGGCGTCCTGCTGTTCCTCGCCGGCTTCGTCGCCCCGACGCCGGCGGGCGGCGCCCCCGAAGGGACCGTGGGAGCGCTCCTCGGGAGCCTCCCGCTCCGCGTGCTCTACGGGGGTATCACCGAGGAACTCCTCCTGCGGTGGGGCGTCCTCTCGCTCGTCGCCTATCTGCTGTGGCGCGCGAACGGCGCCGAGGGCGACCTCTCCGCGGGGGTCGGCTGGGCCGCCGTACTCGTCTCCGCGGTGCTGTTCGGCGTCGGCCACCTCCCCGCCGCGGCGAGCAGTTACGGCGGGCTCACGCTCCCGGTGCTCGCGTTCGTGATACTCGGCAACACCGTCGCCGGCGTCGTCTTCGGCTGGCTCTACTGGCGGCGGAGCCTGGAGGCGGCGATGGTCGCGCACGCGCTCGCTCACGTCGTCGCCGTCGGCGCGAGCGTCGCGGCGTTACTCGCCTGA
- the trpA gene encoding tryptophan synthase subunit alpha: MNADIAAAFADGPAFIPYLAAGDPNYEASLEYVEALERGGADIIELGLPFSEPIAEGSTIQSAIVRSLAGGMTVGRYFEFVEEADVDVPLVCMTYYNLIYQYGDEEGPAPFVRRAKEAGIDGFVVPDLPAEEADPLREACTDHGLDLVFIVAPTTDDDRLERLVSLSSGYLYVQARLGVTGARDDVSDQTTASLDRLAGYDVPKAVGFGIKTGEHAERVVAGGADGIIVGSALVDIVAEGHESDAPVGETANRLEALCRELKEGAVAGSRATTPERT; encoded by the coding sequence ATGAACGCCGACATCGCCGCCGCGTTCGCGGACGGCCCGGCGTTCATCCCCTACCTCGCCGCGGGCGACCCGAACTACGAGGCCTCGCTGGAATACGTCGAGGCGCTGGAACGGGGCGGCGCCGACATCATCGAACTCGGCCTCCCGTTCTCCGAACCCATCGCCGAGGGCTCCACCATCCAGAGCGCCATCGTTCGCTCGCTGGCGGGTGGGATGACCGTCGGCCGCTACTTCGAGTTCGTCGAGGAGGCGGACGTGGACGTGCCGCTGGTGTGTATGACCTACTACAACCTCATCTACCAGTACGGCGACGAGGAGGGACCGGCGCCGTTCGTCCGCCGGGCGAAGGAGGCCGGCATCGACGGCTTCGTCGTCCCCGACCTCCCCGCGGAGGAGGCCGACCCGCTCCGCGAGGCCTGCACGGACCACGGGCTGGACCTCGTCTTCATCGTCGCGCCGACGACGGACGACGACCGACTCGAACGGCTGGTGTCGCTGTCGTCGGGCTACCTCTACGTGCAGGCGCGACTGGGCGTCACCGGCGCGCGCGACGACGTGAGCGACCAGACGACGGCGAGCCTCGACCGGCTGGCCGGCTACGACGTCCCGAAGGCCGTCGGCTTCGGCATCAAGACGGGCGAACACGCCGAGCGTGTCGTCGCCGGGGGCGCGGACGGCATCATCGTCGGCTCGGCGCTCGTGGACATCGTCGCCGAGGGCCACGAGTCGGACGCCCCGGTCGGCGAGACGGCGAACCGCCTCGAAGCCCTCTGCCGGGAACTGAAGGAGGGCGCGGTCGCCGGCTCGCGCGCGACGACACCGGAACGGACTTGA
- a CDS encoding 3-dehydroquinate synthase II, with protein MTRSVWLKADDEVGDWDARRARITAGLEAGVDVVLVDQRDVDRVRELGQVTVAAFTGDDVHVMDADDEGGEPDIAVVGKGGEGDGTVDLPSDFSGSADLTTLRRDGANASYVRILNEDYEAFAQEAATEADYTVVVGDDWKIIPLENLIARIGEETDLVAGVRSAEEARTAFETLELGADAVLLDTDDPGVIRDTVDVRDESEREQLSMQYATVTAVEETGSADRVCVDTGTMMNDDEGMLVGSMSRGLFFVHAETAESPYVASRPFRVNAGAVHAYVRTPGGGTKYLSELKSGDEVQVVSTDGSTREAIVGRSKIERRPMFRVEAETENGDRIETLLQNAETIKVATEAGRKAVTDLEAGDELLVYYEDTARHFGEAVDESIIEK; from the coding sequence ATGACACGCTCCGTCTGGCTGAAGGCCGACGACGAGGTCGGCGACTGGGACGCGCGACGGGCGCGCATCACCGCCGGTCTGGAGGCCGGGGTCGACGTGGTGCTGGTGGACCAGCGCGACGTTGACCGGGTGCGCGAACTCGGGCAGGTGACGGTCGCGGCCTTCACCGGCGACGATGTCCACGTGATGGACGCGGACGACGAGGGCGGCGAGCCGGACATCGCCGTCGTCGGGAAGGGCGGCGAGGGCGACGGCACGGTCGACCTCCCCTCCGACTTCTCGGGGAGCGCGGACCTGACCACCCTGCGCCGGGACGGCGCGAACGCGTCGTACGTCCGCATCCTGAACGAGGACTACGAGGCGTTCGCACAGGAGGCCGCGACCGAGGCCGACTACACCGTCGTCGTGGGCGACGACTGGAAGATAATCCCGCTGGAGAACCTCATCGCGCGCATCGGGGAGGAGACGGACCTCGTCGCCGGCGTCCGCTCCGCGGAGGAGGCGCGCACCGCCTTCGAGACGCTGGAGCTCGGCGCCGACGCCGTCCTGCTCGACACCGACGACCCGGGCGTCATCCGCGACACGGTGGACGTGCGCGACGAGTCCGAGCGCGAACAGCTCTCGATGCAGTACGCCACGGTGACGGCCGTCGAGGAGACGGGCAGCGCCGACCGCGTCTGCGTCGATACGGGGACGATGATGAACGACGACGAGGGGATGCTCGTGGGGTCGATGTCGCGCGGCCTCTTCTTCGTCCACGCGGAGACCGCGGAGTCGCCGTACGTCGCCTCGCGGCCGTTCCGCGTCAACGCGGGCGCGGTCCACGCGTACGTCCGCACCCCCGGCGGCGGGACGAAGTACCTCTCGGAACTGAAGTCGGGCGACGAGGTGCAGGTCGTCTCGACGGACGGCTCCACGCGGGAGGCCATCGTCGGCCGGTCGAAGATCGAGCGGCGCCCGATGTTCCGCGTCGAGGCCGAGACGGAGAACGGCGACCGCATCGAGACGCTGCTCCAGAACGCCGAGACCATCAAGGTCGCCACCGAGGCGGGGCGGAAGGCCGTCACCGACCTCGAAGCCGGCGACGAACTCCTCGTCTACTACGAGGACACGGCGCGCCACTTCGGCGAGGCCGTCGACGAGAGCATCATCGAGAAGTAA
- a CDS encoding amidohydrolase, with translation MSLTSRDSLVELRRDLHRYPEPAWREFYTTSRIVDEIEAVGVDELYVGRDALASDERMAVPDDEELDAWFERAREAGAREDVLEKTKGGHTGAVAVLRKGEGPTVALRVDIDALPQRESDDADHYPAAEGFRSGNEGYMHACGHDAHATIGLGILERVKHSDFSGTFKVFFQPAEEVVGGGKAMARSGHLDDVDRLLALHVGLDHPTGEIVAGIDGFLAVSQLHAEFTGYPGHAGAKPEEGRNAVQAMAAAVQGLYGIPRHSDGQTRVNAGRVEGGTASNIIPESARMEIEVRGETTELKEYMYDRATQALEGSAAAYGCEVDVDVVGDAPSATSDEELVDIVHDVAGGVAGVTSRLRRDALGGSEDATYLMQYVQDNGGLACYVGVGTDHPGGHHTATFDTDEDTIEQGIETLVGTVLRL, from the coding sequence ATGAGCCTGACGAGCCGCGACTCGCTCGTGGAACTGCGTCGCGACCTGCACCGCTACCCGGAGCCGGCCTGGCGGGAGTTCTACACCACCTCCCGCATCGTGGACGAGATAGAGGCCGTCGGCGTGGACGAACTGTACGTCGGGCGCGACGCGCTCGCGAGCGACGAGCGCATGGCCGTCCCCGACGACGAGGAACTGGACGCGTGGTTCGAGCGCGCCCGCGAGGCCGGCGCGCGCGAGGACGTCCTCGAAAAGACGAAGGGCGGCCACACCGGCGCGGTCGCGGTCCTGCGGAAGGGCGAGGGGCCGACCGTCGCGCTCCGGGTGGACATCGACGCGCTCCCCCAGCGGGAGTCCGACGACGCCGACCACTACCCCGCCGCGGAGGGGTTCCGCTCGGGCAACGAGGGGTACATGCACGCCTGCGGCCACGACGCCCACGCGACCATCGGCCTCGGCATCCTCGAACGCGTGAAGCACTCCGACTTCTCGGGCACGTTCAAGGTGTTCTTCCAGCCCGCGGAGGAGGTCGTCGGCGGCGGGAAGGCGATGGCCCGGTCCGGCCACCTGGACGACGTGGACCGCCTGCTCGCGCTCCACGTCGGCCTCGACCACCCGACGGGCGAGATCGTCGCCGGCATCGACGGCTTCCTCGCCGTTTCACAGCTCCACGCGGAGTTCACCGGCTACCCGGGCCACGCGGGCGCGAAGCCGGAGGAGGGGCGCAACGCGGTCCAGGCGATGGCCGCCGCGGTGCAAGGCCTCTACGGCATTCCGCGCCACTCCGACGGCCAGACGCGCGTCAACGCCGGCCGCGTCGAGGGCGGCACGGCCTCGAACATCATCCCCGAGTCCGCCCGCATGGAGATCGAGGTGCGCGGCGAGACGACGGAGCTGAAGGAGTACATGTACGACCGCGCGACGCAGGCGCTGGAGGGCTCGGCGGCCGCGTACGGTTGTGAGGTCGATGTGGACGTGGTCGGCGACGCCCCCAGCGCGACGAGCGACGAGGAACTGGTCGATATCGTCCACGACGTGGCGGGGGGCGTCGCGGGCGTCACCTCCCGGCTGCGACGCGACGCGCTCGGCGGGAGCGAGGACGCGACCTACCTGATGCAGTACGTGCAGGACAACGGCGGACTGGCGTGTTACGTCGGCGTCGGCACCGACCACCCCGGCGGCCACCACACCGCCACGTTCGACACGGACGAGGACACCATCGAGCAGGGTATCGAGACGCTCGTCGGGACGGTCCTGCGGCTCTAG
- a CDS encoding 2-amino-3,7-dideoxy-D-threo-hept-6-ulosonate synthase, with the protein MDTGISARLDRIGTGGRYLVVPMDHGITMGAVTGLKDIESTIDGVTRGGADAVLTQKGIAPRVHPNKNGKGYIVHLNASTTIGPDEQDKRISGSVEEAVRVGADAVSLHINVGSDYEPKQLEDLARVTEEAGRLGVPVLAMAYARGPGVDSTDPEALGHAVRFAEELGADIVKTGYSGDAGSFEHVVESTRLPVVIAGGAKGTDRETVEAVRGVMDAGGAGVSMGRSIFQHDDPEAITTAVSAVIHDDADTETALERAGLAVEL; encoded by the coding sequence ATGGACACGGGAATCTCAGCACGACTCGACCGCATCGGCACAGGGGGGCGATACCTCGTCGTCCCGATGGACCACGGCATCACGATGGGTGCCGTCACGGGCCTGAAGGACATCGAATCGACCATCGACGGCGTCACCCGCGGCGGCGCCGACGCCGTCCTCACGCAGAAGGGCATCGCGCCGCGCGTCCACCCGAACAAGAACGGGAAGGGGTACATCGTCCACCTCAACGCCTCGACCACCATCGGCCCGGACGAACAGGACAAGCGTATCTCCGGGAGCGTCGAGGAGGCCGTCCGCGTCGGCGCGGACGCCGTCTCGCTCCACATCAACGTCGGCTCCGACTACGAGCCGAAACAGCTGGAGGACCTCGCCCGCGTCACGGAGGAGGCCGGCCGCCTCGGCGTCCCCGTCCTCGCGATGGCGTACGCGCGCGGCCCCGGCGTCGATTCGACCGATCCCGAGGCGCTCGGCCACGCCGTTCGCTTCGCGGAGGAGCTCGGTGCCGATATCGTCAAGACGGGCTACTCCGGCGACGCGGGGAGCTTCGAACACGTGGTCGAATCGACGCGCTTGCCGGTCGTTATCGCCGGCGGCGCGAAGGGCACCGACCGCGAGACGGTCGAGGCGGTCCGCGGCGTCATGGACGCCGGCGGCGCGGGCGTCTCGATGGGGCGCAGTATCTTCCAGCACGACGACCCCGAGGCCATCACGACGGCCGTCAGCGCCGTCATCCACGACGACGCCGACACGGAGACTGCGCTCGAACGGGCCGGCCTCGCCGTCGAACTGTAG
- a CDS encoding DUF5797 family protein yields the protein MTELSEEAKERLADVVALQPTKNKELQERWGMESGSEVHGFLEGELKEFYYRDENSLIRATPEAAELVDVAPGIEGEGEDGPRVVRVPALQVGIVEVLAARDDDPESVVSVLHKLRDAGFDPEVDEVRSGLRSLASKGVVETVKRTVPTFRLAVSRDDLEVEELDD from the coding sequence ATGACCGAGCTCTCCGAGGAAGCGAAGGAACGGCTGGCGGACGTGGTGGCCCTCCAGCCGACCAAGAACAAGGAGCTACAGGAGCGGTGGGGGATGGAGTCGGGTAGCGAGGTCCACGGCTTCCTCGAGGGGGAGCTGAAGGAGTTCTACTACCGCGACGAGAACAGCCTCATCCGCGCGACGCCGGAGGCCGCCGAACTGGTCGACGTGGCCCCCGGCATCGAGGGGGAGGGCGAGGACGGCCCCCGCGTCGTCCGCGTCCCGGCGCTTCAGGTCGGCATCGTCGAGGTGCTGGCCGCCCGCGACGACGACCCGGAGAGCGTCGTCAGCGTCCTCCACAAGCTCCGGGACGCCGGGTTCGACCCCGAGGTGGACGAGGTGCGCTCGGGGCTGCGCTCGCTCGCGAGCAAGGGCGTCGTCGAGACGGTCAAGCGGACGGTACCCACCTTCCGGCTCGCCGTCTCGCGCGACGACCTCGAGGTCGAGGAACTGGACGACTAG
- a CDS encoding HAD family hydrolase gives MPGSPSVAAVSFDLDDTLIRYDHDPDEVLDEAFRRAGVGPFCTPDELWAVASETPDADSDHQFLTYLFRAAADRYGGPTESAATLARTYEAATDHTAVSFRPGAEAALAAAREVGPVGLITNGGRDVQEVKLRELGLTGAFDSVVFAGEETRPKPAREPFERALTELSADPTETLYVGNSLHHDVAGAKRAGWHAAWYPRESDRDESPEEHAPDYTFETLSELEEAF, from the coding sequence ATGCCCGGTTCGCCCTCCGTCGCCGCGGTCAGCTTCGACCTCGACGACACCCTCATCCGCTACGACCACGACCCCGACGAGGTGCTCGACGAGGCGTTCCGCCGCGCGGGCGTCGGCCCTTTCTGTACCCCGGACGAGCTGTGGGCCGTCGCCTCGGAGACGCCGGACGCCGACAGCGACCACCAGTTCCTCACCTACCTGTTCCGCGCGGCCGCCGACCGGTACGGCGGTCCGACGGAGTCGGCGGCGACGCTCGCGCGCACCTACGAGGCCGCGACGGACCACACCGCCGTCTCCTTTCGCCCCGGCGCCGAGGCCGCGCTCGCGGCCGCCCGCGAGGTCGGTCCGGTCGGGCTCATCACCAACGGCGGCCGCGATGTCCAGGAGGTGAAGCTCCGCGAACTCGGCCTCACCGGCGCGTTCGACTCGGTGGTGTTCGCGGGCGAAGAGACCCGCCCGAAGCCGGCCCGCGAGCCGTTCGAGCGCGCGCTGACGGAACTGAGCGCGGACCCGACGGAGACGCTGTACGTCGGGAACTCGCTCCACCACGACGTGGCGGGCGCGAAGCGCGCGGGCTGGCACGCGGCGTGGTATCCCCGCGAGTCCGACCGCGACGAGTCGCCCGAGGAACACGCGCCCGACTACACGTTCGAGACGCTGTCGGAGCTAGAGGAGGCGTTCTGA
- the trpC gene encoding indole-3-glycerol phosphate synthase, whose amino-acid sequence MNTDGIAPEVRSILDAARSRGGGGDRLSVDPRSLADAFAAAEADGRVPLVAEVKPTSPTTEGERTDDPVALAREMVAGGAAALSVLTEPDHFGGSPETLERVRAAVDVPVLRKDFVLDEAGLDVVAADVILLIARFVGDDLADLVAAARDRGFQVLVETHTREEVEAAVAAGADVVGVNNRDLAELDVDLGTFERVAPAVPEGVTLIAESGVTTTDDVRRMRRAGADALLVGSAIMDGNVRENTHRLTHARE is encoded by the coding sequence ATGAACACCGACGGAATCGCCCCCGAGGTGCGGTCCATCCTCGACGCGGCGCGGTCGCGCGGCGGGGGCGGCGACCGCCTCTCGGTCGACCCGCGCTCGCTCGCGGACGCCTTCGCCGCCGCGGAGGCCGACGGGCGCGTCCCGCTCGTCGCCGAGGTGAAGCCGACGAGCCCGACCACCGAGGGCGAGCGCACGGACGACCCGGTCGCGCTCGCCCGGGAGATGGTCGCGGGCGGCGCGGCGGCGCTGTCCGTCCTCACCGAACCCGACCACTTCGGCGGCTCGCCCGAGACGCTCGAACGCGTCCGCGCGGCCGTGGACGTGCCGGTCCTGCGGAAGGACTTCGTCCTCGACGAGGCGGGGCTGGACGTGGTCGCGGCGGACGTGATATTGCTCATCGCACGGTTCGTCGGCGACGACCTCGCCGACCTCGTGGCGGCCGCGCGCGACCGGGGCTTTCAGGTGCTGGTCGAGACGCACACCCGCGAGGAGGTCGAGGCCGCTGTCGCGGCCGGCGCCGACGTCGTCGGCGTCAACAACCGCGACCTCGCCGAACTCGACGTGGACCTCGGCACCTTCGAACGCGTCGCCCCGGCCGTTCCCGAGGGCGTCACCCTGATTGCGGAGAGCGGCGTAACGACGACCGACGACGTGCGACGGATGCGGCGGGCCGGGGCCGACGCCCTGCTCGTCGGCTCCGCGATAATGGACGGGAACGTCCGCGAGAACACCCACCGACTCACCCATGCCCGAGAGTAA
- a CDS encoding DUF7575 domain-containing protein: MDRRAWLAAGFSFLQPGLGHLYLRAYRRAVTWFLVWAAVTAALVDLPTPEPTLSGLVAAATQLFAALGGLDLIPSLVISAVTAFAMVDAFRLAEARMRTDDDTPRCPSCGKELDGDLDFCPWCTADLSGE, encoded by the coding sequence ATGGACAGACGGGCGTGGCTCGCGGCCGGGTTCTCCTTCCTCCAGCCGGGGCTGGGCCACCTCTACCTGCGCGCCTACCGCCGCGCCGTGACGTGGTTCCTCGTGTGGGCCGCCGTCACCGCGGCGCTCGTCGACCTGCCGACGCCGGAGCCGACGCTCTCGGGCCTCGTCGCGGCCGCCACACAGCTGTTCGCCGCGCTCGGGGGGCTGGACCTGATCCCCTCGCTCGTCATCTCGGCGGTGACGGCGTTCGCCATGGTGGACGCCTTCAGGCTGGCCGAGGCGCGGATGCGGACCGACGACGACACTCCCCGGTGTCCGTCGTGCGGGAAGGAACTCGACGGCGACCTCGACTTCTGCCCGTGGTGTACGGCCGACCTCTCAGGCGAGTAA